One Acanthopagrus latus isolate v.2019 chromosome 12, fAcaLat1.1, whole genome shotgun sequence genomic region harbors:
- the ntrk2b gene encoding neurotrophic tyrosine kinase, receptor, type 2b isoform X1, whose translation MDSSAGEYGMARLGLFLVLMGLWRFSDACPASCSCSISRIVCIDSVPGIEDFPVLTLDDMENITEIYIANQNRLFDINDNSLRHYINLRNLTVTRTRLTSISSDAFYNNTRLEYVNLRDNNLSTLSWRTFQNFNSSFPLLLSGNPLDCVCENLWIKLRLLEDPDSPDLKCLDDREQPRSFATLTPPDCVVPNVEVTPRTVTRMQGSSVEAECSASGSPPPEILWNLDMLSTHNEIYSSDMKSTLTLSDLSPYDNGRLIVCSAENMVGQTEATLQLNILFAPTIQQLLGPERDHHWCIPFSVTGNPKPRLQWYHENKLLLEQDYIRTMIHLSTESEYHGCLQLVNPTHIHNGMYKLVAKNEYGRDEKTVYAQFIDPPYDHTDDPLYYYTTEPPLPPLDDSVAVYVVVGIAGVALTGCVLMVIILKYGRNSKFGIKGSSSVISNDDDSASPLHHVSNGNNTPSSSEMGPDAVIIGMTKIPVIENPQYFRNSSSMLKADTFVQHIKRHNIVLKRELGEGAFGKVFLAECYNLTPDQEKLHVAVKTLKEANESGRADFYREAELLTNLQHEHIVTFYGVCVESDPLIMVFEYMKHGDLNKFLRSHGPDAVLMADGQHSILVELTQSQMLHIAQQIAAGMVYLASQHFVHRDLATRNCLVGENLLVKIGDFGMSRDVYSTDYYRVGGHTMLPIRWMPPESIMYRRFTTESDVWSLGVVLWEIFTYGKQPWYQLSNNEVIECITQGRVLQRPRTCPKEVYDLMLGCWQREPYMRLNIKEIHGMLQSLAKASPVYLDILG comes from the exons ATGGACTCCAGCGCGGGGGAATATGGCATGGCTCGTCTTggattgtttttggttttgatggGGCTGTGGAGATTCAGCGATGCTTGCCCCGCATCCTGCTCTTGCAGCATCTCAAGGATTGTTTGTATTGATTCCGTGCCGGGGATCGAGGATTTCCCTGTCCTCACGTTAGATGACATGGAAAACATCACCGAGAT ATACATTGCAAATCAAAACAGACTGTTTGACATCAATGACAACAGTCTGAGGCACTACATAAACCTCAGAAACCT AACAGTGACGAGAACGAGACTGACGTCTATATCATCGGATGCATTTTACAACAACACGAGACTTGAATACGT AAATCTCAGAGACAACAACCTGTCGACGCTGTCATGGAGAACATTCCAGAACTTCAACTCGTCGTTCCC GCTCCTTCTGTCCGGAAATCCTCTGGATTGTGTTTGTGAGAACTTGTGGATCAAGCTGAGGCTCCTAGAAGACCCCGACAGTCCAGACCTGAAATGcctggatgacagagaacagccGAGGTCGTTCGCCACGCTCACTCCACCCGACTGCG TGGTTCCCAACGTAGAGGTCACCCCAAGAACCGTGACACGGATGCAGGGGAGCAGTGTGGAGGCTGAGTGCAGCGCCTCGggctcccctcctcctgagATCCTGTGGAACCTCGATATGCTCTCTACCCACAACGAG ATTTATTCCTCAGATATGAAGAGCACCCTCACCTTGTCGGACCTGTCTCCTTATGATAACGGCAGGCTGATCGTATGCAGCGCCGAGAACATGGTCGGTCAGACGGAGGCCACGCTCCAGCTCAACATTCTCT TTGCCCCCaccatccagcagctgctggggCCGGAGCGCGACCACCACTGGTGCATCCCCTTCAGCGTGACAGGGAACCCCAAGCCCAGGCTGCAGTGGTACCACGAGAACAAGCTTCTCCTCGAGCAGGACTACATCCGCACCATGATCCACCTGTCCACCGAGAGCGAGTACCACGGCTGCCTGCAGCTGGTCAACCCCACGCACATCCACAACGGCATGTACAAGCTGGTGGCGAAGAATGAGTACGGCCGCGACGAGAAGACGGTCTACGCCCAGTTCATCGACCCGCCTTACGACCACACAG ATGACCCCCTCTACTACT ACACGACAG aACCACCGCTCCCTCCTTTGGATGACAGCGTTGCA GTGTACGTAGTTGTTGGAATCGCGGGAGTTGCCCTGACCGGCTGCGTTCTGATGGTCATCATTCTGAAATATGGAAGAAACTCCAAATTTGGTATTAAAG GCTCCTCCTCAGTCATCAGTAATGACGATGACTCTGCCAGCCCTCTTCATCACGTCTCCAATGGCAACAACACCCCGTCGTCCTCGGAGATGGGTCCAGACGCAGTGATCATTGGGATGACAAAGATTCCTGTCATTGAGAACCCACAGTACTTCCGTAACTCCAGCAGCATGCTGAAAGCTGACACGT TCGTCCAGCACATCAAGAGACACAACATCGTCCTGAAGCGGGAGCTGGGAGAGGGAGCCTTCGGGAAGGTGTTTCTTGCTGAGTGCTACAACCTGACACCGGACCAGGAGAAGCTCCACGTGGCAGTCAAG ACTCTGAAAGAGGCCAACGAGAGCGGCCGGGCGGACTTCTACAGAGAGGCCGAGCTTCTCACCAACCTGCAGCACGAGCACATCGTCACCTTCTACGGAGTGTGCGTGGAGAGCGACCCCCTCATCATGGTGTTTGAGTACATGAAACACGGTGACCTAAACAAGTTCCTCAG GTCCCACGGCCCTGATGCAGTGCTGATGGCAGACGGTCAACACAGTATCCTGGTGGAGCTCACCCAATCCCAGATGCTGCACATTGCCCAGCAGATTGCCGCTGGCATGGTCTACCTGGCCTCCCAGCACTTCGTCCACAGAGACCTGGCAACCAGGAACTGCCTGGTAGGAGAAAACCTGCTGGTCAAGATAGGAGACTTTGGCATGTCAAGAGACGTTTACAGCACAGACTACTACAGA GTGGGCGGTCACACGATGCTGCCGATCCGCTGGATGCCCCCGGAGAGCATCATGTACCGGCGGTTCACCACAGAGAGTGACGTGTGGAGCCTCGGCGTGGTGCTGTGGGAGATCTTCACGTACGGCAAGCAGCCCTGGTACCAGCTCTCCAACAACGAG GTGATTGAGTGCATCACGCAGGGCCGCGTGCTGCAGCGGCCCCGCACCTGTCCTAAAGAGGTGTACGACCTGATGCTGGGCTGCTGGCAGAGGGAGCCCTACATGAGGCTGAACATCAAGGAGATCCATGGCATGCTCCAGAGCCTCGCCAAGGCCTCGCCCGTGTACCTGGACATACTGGGCTGA
- the ntrk2b gene encoding neurotrophic tyrosine kinase, receptor, type 2b isoform X2 produces MDSSAGEYGMARLGLFLVLMGLWRFSDACPASCSCSISRIVCIDSVPGIEDFPVLTLDDMENITEIYIANQNRLFDINDNSLRHYINLRNLTVTRTRLTSISSDAFYNNTRLEYVNLRDNNLSTLSWRTFQNFNSSFPLLLSGNPLDCVCENLWIKLRLLEDPDSPDLKCLDDREQPRSFATLTPPDCVVPNVEVTPRTVTRMQGSSVEAECSASGSPPPEILWNLDMLSTHNEIYSSDMKSTLTLSDLSPYDNGRLIVCSAENMVGQTEATLQLNILFAPTIQQLLGPERDHHWCIPFSVTGNPKPRLQWYHENKLLLEQDYIRTMIHLSTESEYHGCLQLVNPTHIHNGMYKLVAKNEYGRDEKTVYAQFIDPPYDHTDDPLYYYTTEPPLPPLDDSVAVYVVVGIAGVALTGCVLMVIILKYGRNSKFGSSSVISNDDDSASPLHHVSNGNNTPSSSEMGPDAVIIGMTKIPVIENPQYFRNSSSMLKADTFVQHIKRHNIVLKRELGEGAFGKVFLAECYNLTPDQEKLHVAVKTLKEANESGRADFYREAELLTNLQHEHIVTFYGVCVESDPLIMVFEYMKHGDLNKFLRSHGPDAVLMADGQHSILVELTQSQMLHIAQQIAAGMVYLASQHFVHRDLATRNCLVGENLLVKIGDFGMSRDVYSTDYYRVGGHTMLPIRWMPPESIMYRRFTTESDVWSLGVVLWEIFTYGKQPWYQLSNNEVIECITQGRVLQRPRTCPKEVYDLMLGCWQREPYMRLNIKEIHGMLQSLAKASPVYLDILG; encoded by the exons ATGGACTCCAGCGCGGGGGAATATGGCATGGCTCGTCTTggattgtttttggttttgatggGGCTGTGGAGATTCAGCGATGCTTGCCCCGCATCCTGCTCTTGCAGCATCTCAAGGATTGTTTGTATTGATTCCGTGCCGGGGATCGAGGATTTCCCTGTCCTCACGTTAGATGACATGGAAAACATCACCGAGAT ATACATTGCAAATCAAAACAGACTGTTTGACATCAATGACAACAGTCTGAGGCACTACATAAACCTCAGAAACCT AACAGTGACGAGAACGAGACTGACGTCTATATCATCGGATGCATTTTACAACAACACGAGACTTGAATACGT AAATCTCAGAGACAACAACCTGTCGACGCTGTCATGGAGAACATTCCAGAACTTCAACTCGTCGTTCCC GCTCCTTCTGTCCGGAAATCCTCTGGATTGTGTTTGTGAGAACTTGTGGATCAAGCTGAGGCTCCTAGAAGACCCCGACAGTCCAGACCTGAAATGcctggatgacagagaacagccGAGGTCGTTCGCCACGCTCACTCCACCCGACTGCG TGGTTCCCAACGTAGAGGTCACCCCAAGAACCGTGACACGGATGCAGGGGAGCAGTGTGGAGGCTGAGTGCAGCGCCTCGggctcccctcctcctgagATCCTGTGGAACCTCGATATGCTCTCTACCCACAACGAG ATTTATTCCTCAGATATGAAGAGCACCCTCACCTTGTCGGACCTGTCTCCTTATGATAACGGCAGGCTGATCGTATGCAGCGCCGAGAACATGGTCGGTCAGACGGAGGCCACGCTCCAGCTCAACATTCTCT TTGCCCCCaccatccagcagctgctggggCCGGAGCGCGACCACCACTGGTGCATCCCCTTCAGCGTGACAGGGAACCCCAAGCCCAGGCTGCAGTGGTACCACGAGAACAAGCTTCTCCTCGAGCAGGACTACATCCGCACCATGATCCACCTGTCCACCGAGAGCGAGTACCACGGCTGCCTGCAGCTGGTCAACCCCACGCACATCCACAACGGCATGTACAAGCTGGTGGCGAAGAATGAGTACGGCCGCGACGAGAAGACGGTCTACGCCCAGTTCATCGACCCGCCTTACGACCACACAG ATGACCCCCTCTACTACT ACACGACAG aACCACCGCTCCCTCCTTTGGATGACAGCGTTGCA GTGTACGTAGTTGTTGGAATCGCGGGAGTTGCCCTGACCGGCTGCGTTCTGATGGTCATCATTCTGAAATATGGAAGAAACTCCAAATTTG GCTCCTCCTCAGTCATCAGTAATGACGATGACTCTGCCAGCCCTCTTCATCACGTCTCCAATGGCAACAACACCCCGTCGTCCTCGGAGATGGGTCCAGACGCAGTGATCATTGGGATGACAAAGATTCCTGTCATTGAGAACCCACAGTACTTCCGTAACTCCAGCAGCATGCTGAAAGCTGACACGT TCGTCCAGCACATCAAGAGACACAACATCGTCCTGAAGCGGGAGCTGGGAGAGGGAGCCTTCGGGAAGGTGTTTCTTGCTGAGTGCTACAACCTGACACCGGACCAGGAGAAGCTCCACGTGGCAGTCAAG ACTCTGAAAGAGGCCAACGAGAGCGGCCGGGCGGACTTCTACAGAGAGGCCGAGCTTCTCACCAACCTGCAGCACGAGCACATCGTCACCTTCTACGGAGTGTGCGTGGAGAGCGACCCCCTCATCATGGTGTTTGAGTACATGAAACACGGTGACCTAAACAAGTTCCTCAG GTCCCACGGCCCTGATGCAGTGCTGATGGCAGACGGTCAACACAGTATCCTGGTGGAGCTCACCCAATCCCAGATGCTGCACATTGCCCAGCAGATTGCCGCTGGCATGGTCTACCTGGCCTCCCAGCACTTCGTCCACAGAGACCTGGCAACCAGGAACTGCCTGGTAGGAGAAAACCTGCTGGTCAAGATAGGAGACTTTGGCATGTCAAGAGACGTTTACAGCACAGACTACTACAGA GTGGGCGGTCACACGATGCTGCCGATCCGCTGGATGCCCCCGGAGAGCATCATGTACCGGCGGTTCACCACAGAGAGTGACGTGTGGAGCCTCGGCGTGGTGCTGTGGGAGATCTTCACGTACGGCAAGCAGCCCTGGTACCAGCTCTCCAACAACGAG GTGATTGAGTGCATCACGCAGGGCCGCGTGCTGCAGCGGCCCCGCACCTGTCCTAAAGAGGTGTACGACCTGATGCTGGGCTGCTGGCAGAGGGAGCCCTACATGAGGCTGAACATCAAGGAGATCCATGGCATGCTCCAGAGCCTCGCCAAGGCCTCGCCCGTGTACCTGGACATACTGGGCTGA